A portion of the Thalassotalea sp. LPB0316 genome contains these proteins:
- a CDS encoding bifunctional GNAT family N-acetyltransferase/hotdog fold thioesterase codes for MTQLASPSSKDEFARYYEFRYQQLRAPWSQPKGSELDEFEASSFHFMLTDDNNHIIGIARLHQVNLQVGQVRYVAVDPNAQGQGLGRRLMAACEQQAKALGLSEIELNAREVALNFYLALGYQNLGQSHLLYGEIQHFSMRKSLELPSLDRSVTQLVETWHATIPASKAMAIEVTSYDRQKLVTRCDLMFNKNLHNTMFAGSINTLATLTGWGWVHLQLRQLGFEGDIVLAQGNINYLAPIPHYSHAVVEKADTIESYQRLKDGRKAKAEITCHVYSGSKIAASFHGVYVVVPQKG; via the coding sequence ATGACACAGTTAGCTTCACCGTCTAGCAAAGATGAATTTGCACGCTATTACGAGTTTCGTTATCAACAATTAAGGGCGCCATGGTCACAGCCTAAGGGCAGTGAACTCGATGAATTTGAAGCGTCAAGTTTTCACTTTATGTTGACCGATGATAATAACCATATCATTGGCATCGCCAGATTACATCAAGTTAATCTGCAGGTAGGGCAAGTGCGCTATGTTGCGGTTGACCCCAATGCGCAAGGACAAGGGCTTGGTCGGCGATTAATGGCGGCATGTGAGCAGCAGGCCAAAGCGCTAGGTCTGTCGGAAATTGAACTCAACGCTCGCGAAGTGGCACTGAACTTTTATTTGGCGCTTGGCTATCAAAATTTAGGTCAATCACATTTGCTCTATGGTGAAATTCAGCATTTTAGTATGCGAAAGTCTCTTGAGTTGCCAAGCCTTGATAGGTCAGTAACTCAGTTGGTTGAAACATGGCACGCAACCATTCCAGCGAGTAAAGCCATGGCTATTGAGGTGACTAGTTACGATCGACAAAAATTAGTGACTCGATGTGATCTCATGTTTAATAAAAACCTTCACAATACGATGTTCGCAGGTAGTATCAATACGCTGGCAACCTTAACAGGATGGGGCTGGGTTCACCTGCAACTAAGGCAGCTAGGGTTTGAAGGTGATATTGTTTTAGCTCAGGGGAATATTAACTACCTTGCACCAATACCGCATTATAGTCACGCTGTGGTCGAAAAAGCTGATACCATCGAAAGCTATCAACGATTAAAAGATGGGCGCAAAGCTAAAGCCGAGATCACTTGTCACGTTTATAGTGGCAGCAAAATTGCTGCAAGCTTCCATGGTGTTTATGTTGTAGTACCCCAAAAAGGATAA
- a CDS encoding spermidine synthase produces the protein MRLLNHITRGKVIRLVNQPKQRLAVIEDPHHLWLTFDNIIQSVMLKRQPHRLLMPHQQALLVPLLFHTPKSVIELGLGGGNFTRAIKHLLPEVKLTTAENDQDVITLFHEFFNPQALSLTIEHITGEALLQQHHSAIDWVVCDIYDQQNHNFLEQVKRSITEQQSPTYWTINLPNMPEKSINRLLAELKQLTSSLIRQNGQSYQISYLEIPRFKNIVIYLLPEPVTVLADQHCCLPNHLRQRLKNAWRFRQKVTP, from the coding sequence ATGCGCTTATTAAATCACATAACGAGAGGAAAAGTTATCCGATTAGTCAATCAACCGAAACAACGGTTGGCGGTCATCGAAGATCCTCATCACTTGTGGCTTACTTTTGACAATATCATTCAAAGTGTGATGTTAAAGCGTCAACCGCATCGCTTGCTAATGCCACACCAGCAAGCATTGCTGGTACCGCTGTTGTTTCATACACCCAAAAGCGTTATTGAGTTAGGTCTAGGCGGTGGTAATTTTACCCGAGCGATCAAGCACCTGTTACCTGAAGTAAAACTGACAACCGCCGAAAATGATCAAGACGTTATCACACTGTTTCACGAGTTTTTTAACCCTCAAGCATTATCTTTAACCATTGAGCACATCACCGGTGAAGCATTACTACAACAACACCATAGTGCGATTGATTGGGTTGTGTGTGATATTTACGACCAGCAAAACCACAACTTTTTAGAACAGGTTAAACGCAGTATAACTGAGCAACAGTCACCCACTTACTGGACAATCAATTTACCAAACATGCCAGAAAAATCGATTAATCGATTACTCGCTGAACTCAAGCAGTTAACCTCATCATTGATTCGGCAAAACGGGCAAAGCTACCAAATTAGTTATTTAGAAATTCCGCGCTTTAAAAACATTGTCATTTATTTATTACCTGAGCCAGTCACTGTTTTGGCTGATCAGCACTGCTGTTTACCTAATCACCTTCGACAACGTCTGAAAAACGCATGGCGTTTTCGGCAAAAAGTTACCCCTTGA
- the dtd gene encoding D-aminoacyl-tRNA deacylase produces the protein MIALLQRVSDASVTVNQKIIGEIGKGLLVLVAVEPQDTEESVKRLANKVAKYRIFADENGKMNLNVAQAGGDILAVSQFTLAADTSRGLRPSFTSAASPELGEQLYQYFCLCLRELGFKVPTGEFGADMKVALTNDGPVTIYLKG, from the coding sequence GTGATCGCATTATTGCAACGAGTGTCAGATGCTAGCGTAACCGTTAATCAGAAAATTATCGGCGAAATTGGTAAGGGGCTACTGGTTTTAGTGGCAGTAGAGCCTCAAGATACTGAAGAAAGTGTCAAGCGCTTAGCGAATAAAGTAGCCAAGTATCGAATATTTGCTGACGAAAATGGCAAGATGAATTTAAATGTCGCTCAGGCAGGAGGCGATATTTTAGCAGTATCTCAATTTACCCTTGCTGCTGATACCTCTCGTGGCTTACGGCCAAGTTTCACGTCAGCTGCGTCTCCAGAATTGGGTGAGCAGCTTTATCAATATTTTTGTCTTTGCTTACGCGAACTTGGCTTTAAAGTGCCAACGGGTGAGTTTGGCGCAGATATGAAGGTCGCTTTAACTAACGATGGTCCAGTAACCATCTACCTCAAGGGGTAA
- a CDS encoding nuclear transport factor 2 family protein: protein MRLFIFMTALLIHSVAFGQNYHQQAKDTLASFHLAAAQADTENYFNLMHHDFIFLGTDATERWTKSEFAAFVKPYFSKGIGWRYTPTQQNITQISEHVLFFDELLEHKKYGQCRGSGVLVNVGGKWLLNQYNLSIPMPNDLAADLVQQIRQHQLSQEGE from the coding sequence ATGAGACTATTCATTTTTATGACTGCGCTACTGATACATAGCGTTGCGTTTGGTCAAAATTATCATCAACAAGCAAAAGATACGTTGGCAAGTTTTCACCTAGCGGCGGCTCAAGCCGATACTGAGAATTATTTTAACTTAATGCACCACGACTTCATCTTTTTGGGGACGGACGCCACTGAGCGTTGGACTAAATCGGAGTTCGCAGCCTTTGTGAAACCTTATTTTTCCAAAGGCATTGGCTGGCGTTATACGCCGACACAGCAAAATATCACTCAGATCTCCGAACATGTATTGTTTTTTGATGAATTACTCGAACACAAAAAATATGGTCAGTGTCGAGGTTCAGGGGTTTTAGTTAATGTTGGTGGTAAGTGGCTATTGAATCAGTACAATTTATCGATTCCAATGCCAAACGATTTAGCAGCTGATTTGGTACAACAAATTCGCCAACATCAGCTAAGCCAAGAGGGTGAATAA